A region of the Vicugna pacos chromosome 7, VicPac4, whole genome shotgun sequence genome:
GAGGAAAGGGAACGCACAATCAGACAGAGGAAACAAATTAGATGATAACCCCCCTCCCACATCCAGCTGCGCCCCAAGGTACATTTGGTGAAAACATCATGGCAGAAGAGGCTGGAGACAGGACAAGGGCTGCTCTTGGCAGGCCTGACCTATTCCCACTCTGCAGGCTCTTCCACCCAGGACAGCAGATCTCACTGGGGGTGATTCTGCCCACCAGGGGACATACGGCAGTGTCCGGAGACATCTTTGCTTGCTCCAGCTGGGAGGGTGCTATGGGTATCCAGTGGGTATGTAGTGGGAAAGGCCAGGGACGGCCAGGCTAAAGCTCCCGCAGCGCACAGGATGGGCCCCCACAATGAACAGTTATTTGACCCCGAATGTCAACAGAGCTGAGGATGAGAAACTGCCTGTGAAGGAAGGCTTTATTGTCTAAAATCTGGTAGTGTTCTCTGTTTGCTTCAGGTTTACTAGTCCCACTGTCCCTGTGATTACAACCCACCAAAGGACCCGCCCGGTGGCATCTTCTCCTTCATCCCCATGGGCTGGGCACAGAAAGCAACTCACTCAGCAAATGGACGGGTGAATGAGCCTCGTCTTGGAATCaccctcccttcttctctccaCTTCTACGGGCCCCCCCTCCACCCACCGCTCAGCAGCAGGTCCAGGGCCAGCCTGCTTCCTACAGAGCCTCTGTCAACCCTGAGGCCGGTCCACTACTGATGACCACAGACTCGGAGGGAAAATGAGAGCAGAGCAATAGGAACAGCTATCAGAAGACATCCAGAGAGAAAAATCCTGGCTCGGTCACTGTTCAGTAAGACAGGAACAGCCTGGAGACgctctttaattttctttggtgCTCAGTGACTACTTGAAAAGAGGAAACTTTCTCGCTTAAGACGTTCAGTAACTTGCCCTCCAGTATAATACTGCTTCCTCCTCAAGCCTAGTCccccccgccccggccctccAAGCTAGTGAGGGGGCTCTCCTCACTGACTCCTCCTCTGCCTGAAACACCCCGAACTTCTCCTCCGCTGGTACCTTCCTCGCAGCCCCTCAGACCTGCACTGACCTCTTCTCTCAACAGAACCTACACACCCCCACCGGGAATGTAGTATCTCTGCCCTAATGTGTCCAGTCCTCCCATCATTGCCGGTGGTGGCCTTCACCTTTTAAGAGTGCCATCGGCACTACCTGCCAGACATTGTTCTGAGCACTTCACATCTCTTCACTcgctttacagatgaaaaaccaAAGCACAAAGAGATGAAGCTGCCCGAGGTCACAAGCTAGTCAGCGGCAGGACTGGAACTTGAACCTCGGCCAACTTGCTTGGAAATTCCTGCTCTAAGCGTTCTGCCCTGCTGCCTGCAGTGCGTATGTCCTGCCTCTCCAGCTCGATCATAAGCTCCTCGAGGATAGGTGTGCCGTCTCGAGCACCCACTGGTCTAGCAAAGGGCTGGGTACACTGTGGAAGCTCAGCGGACACCTTGGACCAGGCCTAGTGTGATGGCCGACTTCATCAGACGCTACCAGGCTTCACACTCAGCATGGGATTGGGGAGGTAGGATTTCTTCCTTTGCTTTCCCACATCCAGGGGCTCCACCACGGGTTACTTACTTGTGTGGGAGTGGGGTGGCACTTGGGCACAGGTGTAGACATGGCTGAAACGCCGGCCTGAGGAAGTCAGGTACCAGTGCTGGATGGCGGGCTGGGGGTCATACTCTGTGACTGCCACGCCATTCACCGCTGTCATCATGAGCATGTTGATCACCTCGTTGGAGAGCTTGGTCCTCTCATCGGTCCTGATCCGGTTCATGGCACTGAATCCCCGCTCACAGCAGGAGGTGGAGATGGGCACGCAGACCACCACAGCTATGAGCCTGCTCAGCAAGGGGAAGTGGCGGTGCTGGGCCAGGGCGTTCTTGCACAGCATGGAGAAAGGGAGGTTCTTGGCAATGGCCTTCAGGCCCAGCCACTCCTCCAGGAGTGCTTCCTCACTGTATCCTGCGGGGAGCGAGAGCTCAAAATACCTGGCTAGGGCGAGAATATCATCATTTCCAAAACTGGCAAGTTCCACGCCACTGGGCCAGGCCATGGTGTCAAACACCTCCATGTTCTTGAGCTGCAGGGGACGGTCCCTGTCAAACCTTTGCTGGAGGTATTCAATCCCTGTCAGGATCATTCTTTCCCTGTCCGCCTGGAACCGCTGTTCTGCCATTTCCATTCGGTCCAAGAAGATGCCGTGAAGCCGCCCATCCCTGAAGCTGGCATTGAACTCTTCCTCCTTGGGTCCTGCCTGGTGACGGAGGGTCTCCAGTGCTCCATAGGCCCGCCCCAGCGCAGAGTTCACCTCCGTAATCAGCACCATCTCCTTCTGGCACACCTCGGACAGGGGCCTGTAGATGCTCAGGAAGTCCAAGAGGAAGTGGCAGAACTTGATGAAGTGGAAGCTCTTCACCAGCTTCAGCATGCCCCTGGCCCGGTGCCCGACCTGGCCTCCTGCTTCCGCCACGCTCTGGAGGTGCCCGGCCAGGGTGGGCCAGCTTGCAACGAGCGCGTGCAGGGTGCGCCTCTTGCTGGCCACCCACCTGACAGCGTTCAGGTCCTTCAGGCGGATGATTTCCTGCTCCAGCAGAGCCGCGCCTGCCTGCAGCTCATTCAGCCTTTTGTTCGAGGACTGATAAAATTTGAAGACGGTCCGGATGTGCCGGTCACACTTCTTGACCAGGTCGATGCCCCCACAGGCGTCTACCACGGCCAGGTGTAGCCGGTGGGCCACACAGTGCACTGGCAGCAGCTGGGGTATGATCTCCTGGAACTTCTCCACCAGGCCTCCTCTGCAGCTCAGCATGGCTGAGCCATCGGTTCCCAGGCCCACTACCCAGCCAGGCTTCCGGAAGGGGATGTCCAGTTCATCCAGAGCAGAGATGATGGTCTCAAAGTATCCATCCGCTGTCTCGCTGTAGAGTGGGGCCAGGGTGATGTAAGACTCTTTCACCTCCACCCCCTTAAAGTAGCGGATGTAAATGCCCACACAGGACTGGTCGAAGGCGTCTGTGGAGCTGTCCAGCAACACGCTCACGCACGGGGAGTTCCGGACATCCTGGAGGATCTCCTTCTTCAGAGTCTCAGAGATGTATTTGATGAACTGGGTGCAGGCGGTGCGATTTCGGTACTTGCCCAAAATCATGGTCCCGGTGCTTTGGAGGAGTTGCAGGATCTTCTCAAAGTCGTTCAGGGGCCTCGAGTGGTATGCTATGGAGTAAGCGGCGTTGAAAAAATGTTCCATGTTGGCCATCAGGTCACTGGAGATCTCAGGGACTAGGGCAGCCTGTGGGGAATCTTCCTTGACTTCCACAGTGTTGACACAGAGCTTGTGTGCTTTGCTAACTTCATGGTACTTTAAAGTCTCCACTTTGAAAGGACCCGTGTAACCTCGGACTAACCGGGATGATTTGTCATGGAGACTGGGTCTTTCTTTGCAAGCTGAGCAGAAGAGCTTGCTCTCTTTTGGGTCAATTACTAACCACGGGAACTGCCCAAACCACGACCTCTGAATTGAGCGGGGTCTGTATGTCCTCTTGATTTTCCTCTGTCCGTCTACTTGTACTTCACAAAGGCTGGGACCACAGTAGCGGGTGCACATCTCCACAGAAGGAGCTGGAAGCAATGCAGATTCTCCAGCCGGGGCCCGTGTGTGTGCCTCACTTACAGCCACcatcttcttctttttcccttgGGAGCAAATCAAATTGCGCTTGGTTTTGCTGCCCAGAACTCTGCAGCCTCCTATCAGCTAAGATATCCCAATTCAGTAAGTACTCCTTATGCAAAGCAGAGAAGATGAGTGTGATTTGCCTTTCTAGAAATCACTAGTGGCTTCTATTTAAACCCTTCCCCGCTGTTTTCTATGAAATGCAGTCTGGCTCCTTAAGAGTTGTTTGCTAATTCTTGTGGGTTCTTCAGGCAGCCTCCCCTTCTCTAGCCACACAGCTACTCTGGGATCATGAGACATCAGATGCTAATAAGCTTAATTAACCACCTTGGCCATACTTGCTATTGGATGGTTTTAATCCTCCTTCAAGGCACCACAAAAAATAAGGTTAAATGTTCATAAGTCTTGTGAGCCTTAGAAACAAGGGGGCACAAAAGTATACATCGTAGCCAGCAGCCAGGCAGTTACTGACTGAGATGTGCAAAACAGCCAACTCTCACAGACCAACGGTGTCGTCACTAAATACCAGAGGAGCGGGGAGAAGGGAGGACAGGCTCGCAGGCCTGTGGGTCACATGGCCCCTCATGACCAGTATCTACCATGTTCCTCCCCCATCAGCTCTACAACAGCCCCTGTTTCACTTCCGCTCATCAAAGCTCCCTATTTTCCTAAACCGTCCCAGTTTCTCAGGCTACTCTACACTATGAGGGCAGGGTTAGTTTCTTACTCAATTTCTTACTGTTTCTTACTCAGTATAGGGCCTGGTGTACAACAGGTCCAGCGTGATGAGGGCTGAACTAACACTGTGTGACTTGCCCTCGCTGCCTGGGCGCCTGGACATAGCCTTCGGAATTCAGCAGGTCAGGACCCACCTGGAACACGGCCTTTCCCCCACTTTGGCCCGTTTGAGTCCTTGATCCAGGGTGCAGCTCTCCGCTCCAGTTTTGAGATCAAGTCTGGTTTGGCAGCAGCAGGGCCTGTTGCAGGGACGAAGAGTCACACTGATGTCACTGCTCTGGACAAGCAGCCCACCTGAAATATTCAGGGATGACTCTGGGGCTATTTCTTAATAGCATCTATTCAGCCAGGGGCACGATGAAAGCATACCCATCTAGGGTGCCAATTTATTCTTAAAACCCAAAGAGACATCCAGATGAGGGTGTACCCCTTAGCTAGGATAAATAACTTCCTTAACCCCATGGTCAGCCACAGGAGCCACGAGTCAGCTAAACACATCCAGAGGGAAAGTGTGACAACGGGAAGAAATACAGAGGACAAAATAGAAGGAGAGAAGACAGGGATGATAAAGAAAGCCACACGAGAGGTGGGCGAGGGCCACCAACAACTGTCCCCTGCATGTGCCAACAGCAGCACCCACAGCGACACCCACAGCTGGCCTTGGTGCAGGCGGCTAACTACACAGGGCCCTTGAAAGACCTCTTAACAATGTCTACCACCTGCAATGAAGCCTGAAACCCGACTGAGATTCATGTCTTTGGGTTAAGCACTGCCTTTTACTGAAAATACGAATATTTTTCAGGGGAATGCAAAGAAATCACTTtcctgatttaaaagaaaatccattCATCTCTACTTACATGcttttgtatgtatttatgtgaatGTGTGTAGGAACTTTCTCTGAAAGCATATATACAAGCAACTGCTAGCTGTGGGTGCTTCTGTGGAGGGACTGAAGAACAAGGTAAGAAGGAGACTTTTTTCACTATTCATCTTTGGATCACTTgaatatgtttgtattttcatgtgtgtgtatgaataaaCATATTTACTACTAATAACaatataataaattattaaactGTGGTAGATTGAACCCATATCCTTCTTCAAATATCTCTAAAATGAgggcaaagaaa
Encoded here:
- the ZNF862 gene encoding zinc finger protein 862 encodes the protein MEPRESGKAPVTFDDITVYLLQEEWMLLSQQRKELCGSDKLEAPLGPTIANPELFYKFERGPEPWLASVQGQRTLLSHHPGKSKVGFMEETDVQSPAREAGLYLPPQKKACLSHFSSESGSIEVDCMGKNKKHLKPRSIQKSWFAQFPWLVMNKEQTALFCSACREYPSVRDKRSRLIEGYTGPFKVETLKYHGKSKAHVFCVKALAARDPIWAARFQSIQDASGDVLAGPEHLFTADYPIFYPPGPLETFDNMAQLLPSSRAALEDPGGNGAIPALYIDYISDFKQKEIADDIRGSSNVNILCNDSAEPRGQDPSEEGLFEEVPVVFEELPVVFEDVAVYFTREEWGVLDKRQKELYRDVMRMNYELLASLGPAAAKPDLISKLERRAAPWIKDSNGPKWGKGRVPGKKKKMVAVSEAHTRAPAGESALLPAPSVEMCTRYCGPSLCEVQVDGQRKIKRTYRPRSIQRSWFGQFPWLVIDPKESKLFCSACKERPSLHDKSSRLVRGYTGPFKVETLKYHEVSKAHKLCVNTVEVKEDSPQAALVPEISSDLMANMEHFFNAAYSIAYHSRPLNDFEKILQLLQSTGTMILGKYRNRTACTQFIKYISETLKKEILQDVRNSPCVSVLLDSSTDAFDQSCVGIYIRYFKGVEVKESYITLAPLYSETADGYFETIISALDELDIPFRKPGWVVGLGTDGSAMLSCRGGLVEKFQEIIPQLLPVHCVAHRLHLAVVDACGGIDLVKKCDRHIRTVFKFYQSSNKRLNELQAGAALLEQEIIRLKDLNAVRWVASKRRTLHALVASWPTLAGHLQSVAEAGGQVGHRARGMLKLVKSFHFIKFCHFLLDFLSIYRPLSEVCQKEMVLITEVNSALGRAYGALETLRHQAGPKEEEFNASFRDGRLHGIFLDRMEMAEQRFQADRERMILTGIEYLQQRFDRDRPLQLKNMEVFDTMAWPSGVELASFGNDDILALARYFELSLPAGYSEEALLEEWLGLKAIAKNLPFSMLCKNALAQHRHFPLLSRLIAVVVCVPISTSCCERGFSAMNRIRTDERTKLSNEVINMLMMTAVNGVAVTEYDPQPAIQHWYLTSSGRRFSHVYTCAQVPPHSHTSAGLRKEKMGALCVEEAVTQKPPIPSYRGPVEILKDCILDPPNRLLGPHPGQEAPTLS